TTATGGGTAATCGGCCTGGAAACGCATTGGGTAGTCGTCTATGGGAGCGCATGAAGGTAGCCTTTTATGGGGCGTTTTTATTGATCCGTGAAGGCCTGGGCGCACAGCGATTTTCTTTGGGTAGCGGTTTATGGGGAATTTCATAGGTACCCTGTTATGGGTAGCGATTGGGACCGGTCGATTGCATTTCACCAAGGTGATTTGTGGACTGTTCCCATAGACAGGATCGATGCAGCGGACAGGTAACCTTTTATGGGGAAAACGGATGGTTGCCGTTTATGGGAGCGATTTCTACCTTCGAGACCGAAAGTAATGCAACCGAAGAAGCCGAAGCCTGTCGACAGGTACCCACCTATGGGAATCGATAAAGGTAGCAAGTTATGGGAGAAAAATGCGGCTGTGCTGCAGGGCACCACGAATCCGGCCGGCGATCGCGATTTCGCTCGTTTGCTTCCCATGGATGGGTACCTTCACTGGGGCAAATCTCGTGCCGGGTTTCCGTGACCGGACGCGAAAGGTAGCGGCTTCTGGGAGGCTTTTTGGCCAAAAGGTAGATGGATATGGGGCTTCGTGCAGATCGGTTAATCAGGAATTTCCCTTTTGCATCTGAAGCTTAGCCGCGATAGTGCAAGTGATGCAGGAGCAAGGACGTTGCCCCGTTGCGTGAAAAGGTATAAAGTCTGCCATCAACAAGGTCACCTTATCCGGACATCACGATGCCGCGCAAGCCCGCAAGCAAAGGCTCAGACAAACAGGTTTCGTTGTTTCAGACACCAGAGCCTCCCGATTTGCTGCGCAAGGCGGTCCAGGCGATTCATATCGCGCCCAAGTCGGGAAAGATCGGTCTGCAGCAGCGCAAGATGTTCAGCTCGCTGATCAAGAACGCGCTTCGGCAGGAGGCGTTCGAGCCAGGCCGGACGAGCTTCTCGATCTCGATCGCTTCGCTTTCGCACGAGAGCGGGTTGAACAGCAACAACACCAAGTACGTGAAGGACACGGTCAACTCGCTGATCAGTACCGTCGTCAATTGGGACTACCTGGCCGCGGACCGTTCGACGGTCTGGAAAGCGTCGGGCTTGCTCGCCGGCGCGGAGCTCGAGCAATCGGTGCTGAAGTACAGCTTCTCCGACCAGATTCGCAGCGAGCTGCTCAACCCCGAAATCTACGCGCTGATCGATATGCGGATCGCCCGCGAGTTCCGGCGGTCGCACTCGCTCGCGCTGTGGGAAAACACGGTGCGCTACGAGGGGATCGGCATCACCGCGAAGATCCCGCTGCCGAAATTTCGTGACCTCATTCTCGGCCAGGACAAGGCGTCGCAGTCGTACAAGGAATACAAGCTGTTCAAGAGCAAGGTCCTGGTGCCGTGCATTCAGGAGGTGAACGAAGTTTCGGATCACACGCTCGAGTTGATCGAACACAAGTCCGGCCGGAGCGTGGAAGCCGTTCAGTTCAAGGTGACGCGCAAGCAGAGCGCCGATACGGTCGAAGACGGCGACGTCAAGAACGAAGCGCTGGTCGAGGAGGTCGCCAAGTTCGGCATTCCGCGTTCGGAAGCGCGCCGGCTGATCACGCAGTACGGCGTGCAACGTATCAAGGCGGCGATTGCCTATACGCTGAATCGGACTACGAAGAAGAATGCGGCGCCGGTCGACAACGTGGCTGCGTATTTCCGCAAGGCGCTGACGCACGGCTATACGCTGGCCGACGGGCAGGGAACCGAGACGGCCGCACCGGCGAAGGAATCCGCGCAGAGCAAGCAGGAGCAGATTCGCGACAAATATCTGGCGGCGAAGGTCGAGGAAGCCGGCGCGTATTTCCGCGAGCTGGAAATCGACGACCAGACCAAGCTGATCGAGCGTTACAACGAGACGGTGGCCGGCTCGAAGGACCTGACGCTGTCGCCGAAGAAGAAGGCGAGCAAGCTCGCGCAGACCAGCTTCTTCCGATGGCTGGCGCTGGATACCTGGGGCGAACCGACCTCGGACGACCTGCTGGAATTCCTGCTCAAAAGCAGTCTCGCAGGCAACTGAACGAGGCCTCGCAGCCGGGCGTGCGTCATGTGCCGGACGTTGTCGTCCGGCTTCGCGGCGCAACGCGGATGCGAGGCCTTTAGCTTTTGGCCCGCTACTTTTGCGTGGCCGTCGCCAGCTCGGCGACGTAGGCGTCGATGACGGTCTTGAGCTTGTCGGCGAGCGCTTCCTGGTGGGACGCGTCGACGCCCTTGAGTTGCAGATCCAGACGTCCGTCCGGATAGGTTTTCAACTGGCCGACCGCTCGCGATTCGAGCGCGAAGTCGTGACGAACGCTGTAACGCGTGCGTCCGGCTTTCTTGTTGCCGTCGCTCTGCGCACGCAGGAAATTCTCGAGATCGCGGACCGATTTTTTCCGGTCGATCACTGCCGTAAGCAGCCGGTCGGCCGTCGGCTCGCCCAGGCGTTCGAAGATCAGCTTCAGGAAGTACGCGGCCTGCAGGCCGACCACGTCGTTCGCGCTGGCCATCCGCTCCAGGAGCGTGTTCGGCAGTGCGTTGAGCGACAGCGTCTTGCTGATCGATGCCTTGTCCTTGCCGATCTTTTCCGCCAGCGTGTTCTGGTCGGAAAACACCTTCTCGTCGAGGAGACGCTTCCACGCGACCGCATCGTCGAAGATCGTCTGGCGTTCGTGGTCGTGGTTCGCCCGATACGCGATCGTATAGAGCTGCTCGGGCGTGTGGTCGGTGCGGAACGTGGCGTTGATGGTTTCGTCGCCGTTGATGCTCGTCGCGCGCAGCCGGCGTTGCCCGTCGATCACGACGAGCTTGCCGGGAAACTCCGGGAGCCGCGTGACCTTGATCGGCTCGATCTGCCCTTCCCGTTTCAACGTCAGTGCGAGCTCGTGCAGGCTCGACTCCGAGTAGAACACGCGCGGGTTGAACGGGTTCGGGATGCAATCCTTGACCAGTACCTTCTGCGGCGCGCCAAGATCAGCCGTACCGGCGGGCGTGGCTGCGGCCGGGACGCCGGCGGGCGTCGCTTCGACGGCGACATTCGGTGCGGCCGCTGGTTCGGGCAGCCGCGTTTCGAGTGCCGCATTTTCCTGCGCGAGTCCGCGCA
The DNA window shown above is from Burkholderia pyrrocinia and carries:
- a CDS encoding ParB/RepB/Spo0J family partition protein gives rise to the protein MAKDTSKEKKPTGNLHLAAGLLRGLAQENAALETRLPEPAAAPNVAVEATPAGVPAAATPAGTADLGAPQKVLVKDCIPNPFNPRVFYSESSLHELALTLKREGQIEPIKVTRLPEFPGKLVVIDGQRRLRATSINGDETINATFRTDHTPEQLYTIAYRANHDHERQTIFDDAVAWKRLLDEKVFSDQNTLAEKIGKDKASISKTLSLNALPNTLLERMASANDVVGLQAAYFLKLIFERLGEPTADRLLTAVIDRKKSVRDLENFLRAQSDGNKKAGRTRYSVRHDFALESRAVGQLKTYPDGRLDLQLKGVDASHQEALADKLKTVIDAYVAELATATQK
- a CDS encoding replication initiation protein; the protein is MPRKPASKGSDKQVSLFQTPEPPDLLRKAVQAIHIAPKSGKIGLQQRKMFSSLIKNALRQEAFEPGRTSFSISIASLSHESGLNSNNTKYVKDTVNSLISTVVNWDYLAADRSTVWKASGLLAGAELEQSVLKYSFSDQIRSELLNPEIYALIDMRIAREFRRSHSLALWENTVRYEGIGITAKIPLPKFRDLILGQDKASQSYKEYKLFKSKVLVPCIQEVNEVSDHTLELIEHKSGRSVEAVQFKVTRKQSADTVEDGDVKNEALVEEVAKFGIPRSEARRLITQYGVQRIKAAIAYTLNRTTKKNAAPVDNVAAYFRKALTHGYTLADGQGTETAAPAKESAQSKQEQIRDKYLAAKVEEAGAYFRELEIDDQTKLIERYNETVAGSKDLTLSPKKKASKLAQTSFFRWLALDTWGEPTSDDLLEFLLKSSLAGN